In the genome of Candidatus Nitrospira nitrosa, one region contains:
- the thiS gene encoding sulfur carrier protein ThiS: MQVKINGKPEEVTGGTVLDLLKTKNIEPQMVAVEVNDKVLDRDHLATTHLNEGDHVEFLFYMGGGR; this comes from the coding sequence GTGCAGGTCAAAATCAATGGAAAGCCTGAAGAGGTCACGGGCGGAACCGTCCTCGATTTACTCAAGACCAAGAACATCGAACCGCAGATGGTCGCCGTTGAAGTGAACGACAAAGTGCTGGACCGTGACCATCTGGCCACGACCCACCTCAATGAAGGGGATCATGTTGAGTTCCTCTTCTACATGGGAGGCGGTCGGTGA
- the cysK gene encoding cysteine synthase A produces the protein MSTTLHHDITELIGKTPLVRLNRLSKEGSATIYGKVEFFNPGGSVKDRICLNMINEAERQGKLKPGGTIVEPTSGNTGIGLALVAAVRGYKLILVMPESMSMERASLLSSYGAQLVLTPAWEGMKGSIKEAESILAQNPSYFMPDQFSNPANPAMHKMTTAVEIWDALGGKIDAFVAAVGTGGTITGCGEFLKEKNPQVKVIAVEPATSPVLSGGDPGPHKIQGIGAGFVPKVLNRKILDRVVTVTDDEAYQTAKQLSKKEGLLVGISAGANVCAAQKIAEELGPGKNVVTILCDTGERYISIEKYFNI, from the coding sequence GTGAGCACGACCTTACACCACGATATCACCGAACTGATCGGCAAGACTCCGCTCGTGCGACTGAACCGTCTCTCGAAAGAGGGTTCCGCCACGATCTACGGGAAAGTCGAATTTTTTAATCCCGGGGGTAGCGTCAAGGACCGGATCTGCCTCAACATGATCAATGAGGCGGAGCGGCAAGGGAAACTCAAGCCTGGCGGAACCATCGTGGAACCGACCAGCGGGAACACGGGGATCGGACTGGCCCTTGTCGCAGCAGTGCGCGGGTACAAGTTGATCCTTGTCATGCCGGAAAGCATGAGCATGGAGCGGGCTAGCTTATTGTCGTCGTATGGCGCACAGCTTGTCCTAACACCGGCCTGGGAGGGTATGAAGGGATCTATCAAGGAAGCGGAAAGCATCTTGGCACAAAATCCCTCGTACTTCATGCCGGATCAATTCTCGAACCCAGCCAACCCGGCGATGCATAAGATGACGACAGCTGTGGAGATTTGGGACGCACTCGGAGGAAAGATCGACGCCTTCGTCGCCGCAGTCGGCACCGGTGGGACTATTACCGGATGCGGAGAATTCTTGAAAGAAAAGAACCCACAGGTCAAAGTCATTGCCGTGGAACCGGCGACGTCACCAGTGTTGTCCGGCGGCGATCCAGGACCGCATAAGATTCAAGGGATCGGAGCCGGCTTTGTGCCCAAGGTCCTCAATCGAAAGATTCTCGACCGCGTGGTCACCGTCACGGATGACGAGGCCTATCAGACCGCCAAACAGCTCTCGAAGAAAGAAGGCCTGCTGGTGGGCATCTCGGCCGGGGCTAATGTATGCGCGGCACAGAAGATCGCCGAGGAACTGGGACCCGGGAAAAACGTCGTCACTATCCTCTGCGACACCGGCGAGCGATATATCAGTATCGAAAAGTATTTTAATATATAA
- a CDS encoding HesA/MoeB/ThiF family protein, which translates to MEFTDEQINRYSRHILLPEVGGKGQKKIAKSRILLVGAGGLGSPAALYLAAAGVGTIGLIDSDVVDLTNLQRQVLHYTPDVGRPKVLSGKEKIQALNPDVSVSMYEERLTAGNAIKIFTDYDVVIDGVDNFPAKFLINDACFFANKPLVHGGILRFDGRVTTIIPKKSACYRCVFKAPPPPGLVASCQEAGVIGVLAGIIGTIQATEALKLVLGIGQPLTDRMLDFDAKKTQFREIKVRRNPNCALCGEHPTITELFDDGDPYAGCAVRPSA; encoded by the coding sequence ATGGAATTTACTGACGAGCAAATAAACCGTTACAGCCGGCACATTCTCCTGCCCGAGGTCGGGGGGAAGGGGCAGAAAAAGATTGCCAAGTCGCGCATTCTGCTCGTCGGTGCCGGAGGTCTGGGCTCACCGGCTGCGTTGTATTTGGCTGCCGCCGGCGTTGGGACGATCGGACTGATCGACAGCGATGTGGTGGATCTCACCAACCTGCAGCGTCAGGTGCTGCACTATACTCCCGACGTGGGACGTCCCAAGGTGCTCTCCGGTAAGGAAAAGATCCAGGCATTGAATCCTGATGTGTCCGTCTCAATGTACGAAGAGCGCCTCACCGCCGGGAACGCGATCAAAATCTTTACCGATTATGACGTCGTCATCGACGGCGTGGATAATTTTCCGGCCAAATTTCTGATCAACGATGCCTGTTTTTTCGCGAACAAACCGCTCGTTCATGGCGGTATTCTCCGATTCGACGGACGTGTCACGACAATCATCCCGAAGAAGTCGGCCTGCTATCGCTGCGTGTTCAAAGCGCCTCCGCCGCCGGGCCTTGTCGCCTCCTGCCAGGAAGCCGGCGTGATTGGCGTCTTGGCCGGCATTATCGGAACGATCCAGGCCACGGAAGCCTTGAAACTGGTCCTTGGCATTGGACAGCCATTGACCGACCGTATGCTGGACTTCGATGCCAAGAAAACACAGTTCCGAGAAATTAAAGTTCGCCGCAATCCGAATTGTGCTCTTTGCGGAGAACATCCGACGATTACCGAGCTGTTTGACGATGGGGATCCCTATGCGGGATGTGCCGTGCGTCCCTCTGCATAG
- the thrC gene encoding threonine synthase: MSKMKALVCRECGKEYPTKAIHVCEMCFGPLEVKYNYDEIKQAISRKKIEDGPDSMWRYLDLLPVEGTNFVGPHAGFTPLVRAKNLGAYLGIDELYIKNDTVNHPTLSFKDRVVAVALTRARELGFETVACASTGNLANSVSAHAASANLHCYVFIPGDLEAAKVLGNLIYKPHVVEVEGNYDDVNRLCSEIAGEHGWAFVNINIRPYYAEGSKTLAFETVEQLGWKTPDQVVIPMASGSLLTKIWKGLHEMKYVGLIDDVRTKINGAQAEGCSPISTAFKAGRDFFKPVKPKTIAKSLAIGNPADGYYALKATAESKGAMDMVTDEEVVEGIQLLAQTEGIFAETAGGVTIGVLKKLVKQGLIKKNEVTVAYITGNGLKTQEAVIDAVGRPTRIQPSLVAFEKNFKLGKNGGGES, from the coding sequence ATGAGCAAGATGAAAGCGCTAGTGTGCCGCGAATGCGGGAAGGAATATCCGACCAAGGCGATCCACGTCTGTGAAATGTGCTTCGGTCCGCTGGAAGTGAAGTACAACTATGACGAGATCAAGCAGGCGATTTCGCGCAAGAAGATCGAGGATGGACCGGACAGCATGTGGCGCTACCTCGACCTGCTACCGGTAGAAGGCACCAACTTCGTGGGTCCGCATGCGGGATTTACCCCATTGGTCCGCGCAAAAAACCTCGGTGCGTATCTCGGCATCGATGAACTCTACATTAAAAACGATACCGTCAATCATCCGACGCTCTCGTTCAAAGATCGGGTCGTTGCCGTGGCTCTCACCAGGGCGCGTGAGCTCGGCTTTGAAACCGTGGCCTGTGCCTCGACCGGTAACCTAGCCAACTCGGTGTCGGCCCACGCAGCCTCCGCGAATCTGCATTGCTATGTATTCATCCCAGGCGACCTGGAGGCAGCCAAGGTCCTCGGCAACCTCATCTATAAGCCGCATGTCGTTGAAGTGGAAGGGAACTATGATGACGTCAACCGGCTGTGCAGTGAGATCGCGGGCGAACATGGCTGGGCCTTTGTAAATATCAACATCCGTCCCTACTACGCCGAAGGCTCCAAGACCCTGGCCTTTGAGACAGTCGAACAATTGGGATGGAAGACACCAGATCAAGTCGTCATTCCCATGGCTTCAGGTTCATTGCTGACGAAAATCTGGAAGGGCCTGCATGAAATGAAGTATGTGGGGTTGATCGACGACGTACGCACCAAGATCAACGGCGCCCAGGCCGAAGGTTGTTCACCGATCTCGACGGCTTTTAAGGCTGGTCGTGACTTCTTCAAGCCGGTCAAGCCGAAGACGATCGCCAAATCGCTCGCGATCGGCAATCCGGCGGATGGCTACTACGCGCTCAAGGCTACGGCTGAGAGTAAAGGGGCCATGGACATGGTGACGGATGAAGAAGTCGTGGAAGGCATCCAGCTGTTGGCCCAGACCGAGGGCATCTTCGCAGAAACAGCCGGTGGGGTCACGATCGGCGTACTCAAGAAGCTGGTCAAGCAAGGGCTCATCAAGAAAAATGAGGTGACGGTCGCCTATATTACGGGCAATGGGCTCAAGACGCAGGAAGCGGTGATTGATGCCGTTGGTCGGCCGACCCGTATTCAACCCAGTCTCGTCGCCTTTGAGAAAAACTTCAAACTCGGGAAAAATGGTGGTGGTGAGTCATGA
- a CDS encoding MoaD/ThiS family protein, protein MIKVRIPTPLRPLTKNQGEVDVAAGSITDLVNTLEASYPGIKSRLCDESGELRRFVNIYVNEEDIRFLKGKDTALKTGDEVSIVPAIAGG, encoded by the coding sequence ATGATTAAAGTCCGTATCCCAACTCCGCTGAGACCGTTGACCAAGAACCAGGGAGAGGTCGACGTCGCCGCCGGATCGATCACTGATCTGGTCAATACGCTGGAAGCCTCCTATCCCGGCATTAAGTCCCGCCTCTGCGACGAGAGCGGTGAGCTGCGCCGATTCGTCAACATCTACGTCAATGAAGAAGACATCCGTTTTCTCAAGGGCAAAGATACCGCTCTGAAAACCGGCGACGAAGTCTCGATCGTCCCGGCAATCGCGGGAGGGTAA
- a CDS encoding NIL domain-containing protein, with product MAHLRFHIRFPEEGIRQPIIYQIGREYNVVTDVRRADVRDTTGWADVEFSGDTAEIERALEGLRKKGCSVDPIELNVVE from the coding sequence ATGGCGCACTTGCGATTCCATATTCGCTTTCCTGAAGAGGGCATTCGACAGCCGATCATCTATCAGATTGGCCGTGAGTACAACGTCGTGACCGACGTCCGACGGGCCGATGTGCGCGACACGACAGGCTGGGCGGATGTCGAGTTTTCAGGTGACACCGCAGAGATCGAGCGCGCACTCGAAGGCCTGCGTAAAAAAGGCTGCAGCGTCGATCCGATTGAATTGAATGTCGTCGAATAA
- the moeB gene encoding molybdopterin-synthase adenylyltransferase MoeB codes for MELSESEIQRYSRHIILQDVGGKGQLKLKRAKVLLIGAGGLGSPAGLYLAAAGIGTIGLVDGDVVDLSNLQRQIMHSTATLGKPKVESGKQTLSAINPEITVNAYHQLVDADNIIPLISQYDIVLDGSDNFTTRFLVNDACFFAKKTLISASMFRFEGQLTAIKPHQGYPCYRCLYPEPPPAGLVPNCQEAGVLGVLAGTMGILQASEAIKEILGIGETIADKLVIYDALEMKFRKVGRPKDPACPLCGPNPKIKDLSLDYTVSCTI; via the coding sequence ATGGAACTCTCCGAATCAGAAATTCAACGCTACAGCCGGCACATTATTCTTCAAGATGTGGGTGGCAAGGGCCAACTCAAGCTCAAGCGAGCGAAGGTCCTCTTGATTGGTGCAGGTGGTCTGGGGTCTCCAGCTGGTCTATATCTCGCTGCGGCTGGTATCGGAACCATCGGTCTCGTCGACGGAGATGTCGTCGATCTTTCGAATCTTCAGCGGCAAATCATGCACTCAACGGCCACGCTCGGAAAACCGAAAGTTGAGTCCGGCAAGCAGACGCTCTCGGCCATCAATCCGGAAATTACCGTTAACGCGTATCACCAATTAGTCGATGCCGACAATATTATCCCGCTCATCTCGCAATACGATATCGTGCTCGATGGCTCGGATAATTTCACCACCCGCTTTCTGGTGAATGACGCCTGTTTCTTCGCCAAAAAGACCCTGATCTCCGCCAGCATGTTCCGGTTCGAGGGGCAACTCACGGCAATCAAGCCACACCAAGGCTATCCGTGCTACCGCTGCCTTTATCCAGAACCTCCACCAGCCGGACTCGTACCAAATTGTCAGGAGGCCGGCGTACTTGGTGTCCTAGCCGGCACGATGGGAATCTTGCAAGCGTCCGAAGCGATCAAGGAGATCCTTGGCATCGGCGAAACGATCGCGGATAAGCTGGTGATCTACGACGCGCTCGAGATGAAGTTCCGCAAGGTCGGTCGACCCAAAGATCCGGCCTGTCCACTGTGCGGCCCCAATCCGAAGATCAAGGACTTGAGTCTCGACTACACCGTCAGCTGCACCATCTAG
- a CDS encoding Mov34/MPN/PAD-1 family protein, whose protein sequence is MADLVIPKSIREDIIAHAKELTPYECCGLLAGNNGVVSHLYRIKNIVAMEGAQNLSSFDSAKAAHLERLSPEERAEIAFVMDMQDFSSAKKDMRNNGLDLQVVYHSHPHDPARPSITDIKIATDYEEIWPKINLPLPAYLIVSLMNTEPDTKTYWIKSGHVTPADILIR, encoded by the coding sequence ATGGCAGACCTCGTCATTCCCAAGTCAATCCGCGAAGACATCATCGCGCATGCGAAAGAACTGACTCCCTACGAATGTTGTGGACTCCTGGCTGGAAATAACGGCGTGGTCAGCCATCTCTATCGCATCAAAAACATCGTGGCAATGGAAGGCGCACAGAACCTCTCGTCGTTCGATTCAGCTAAGGCAGCGCACCTCGAGCGGCTCTCTCCGGAAGAACGAGCAGAGATTGCCTTCGTCATGGACATGCAGGACTTCTCGTCGGCGAAGAAAGATATGCGGAACAACGGACTCGATCTCCAAGTGGTCTATCACTCCCACCCACATGACCCGGCCCGTCCCTCGATCACCGACATCAAAATCGCCACCGACTATGAAGAGATTTGGCCTAAGATCAATCTCCCGCTGCCGGCTTATCTCATCGTCTCGCTCATGAATACGGAACCAGATACGAAGACCTATTGGATCAAGTCCGGTCACGTCACCCCTGCCGATATCCTCATCCGCTAG
- a CDS encoding ABC transporter ATP-binding protein yields the protein MKVLLRVLQYLRPHRTLAVLTLLCAAGATAMELVPPWVIKIIIDDVIQAKQASLLPGVIGLLVGAYLLKNLFASLRIRLNNQLEQTVVHDLRRHIFAALQRLSITYFENRSTGEIMSRVTNDTEHVERIFIDGLEGMMTASLTLVGITGLLFILNWKLAALALLPIPLLALSASWFTSKVHGYYRETRQSAAELNGYLQDALSGIRETMGFGRHGHEQARFDRLSQTYSDKNLQAMVLWSIYSPAMILVGAFGTVLILWYGAGEVMDGRLTLGELVLFLSYLAMFYVPINQIHSVNHMLQHALAASERVFDVLDTVPDVADRPGVLAPGHRAQGDVRFEHVRFHYRSDVPVLKGFSVKVPAGERVALVGMSGAGKSTLVKLLMRFYDVTEGAVCIDGTDVRDLPIAYLRQQIGFVQQEPFLFNGTVRDNLLYGDLQADQNRLEMAARAARAHEFIAALPEGYETWIGERGVKLSVGQKQRVSIARVLLKDPPIVIFDEATSNIDTETEVKIREALNELTAGRTTFIIAHRLSTLHDVDRILVLDHGQLVEDGRHEELLTRGGVYAGLYEAQFQV from the coding sequence GTGAAAGTCCTTCTTCGTGTCCTGCAATATCTTCGACCCCATCGTACGCTTGCCGTTCTGACTTTGCTTTGTGCCGCCGGTGCGACGGCGATGGAGTTGGTGCCGCCCTGGGTCATCAAGATCATCATCGACGATGTGATTCAGGCAAAGCAGGCCTCGTTATTGCCGGGGGTGATCGGGCTTCTGGTCGGTGCTTATCTGCTCAAGAACCTCTTTGCTTCGTTGCGCATCCGGCTCAATAATCAACTTGAGCAGACGGTGGTGCACGATCTTCGCCGTCATATCTTCGCCGCACTGCAACGCCTGTCGATCACCTATTTTGAGAATCGCTCGACGGGCGAAATTATGTCCCGCGTAACGAATGATACCGAACATGTCGAGCGGATCTTTATCGATGGACTTGAGGGGATGATGACGGCCTCGTTGACCCTGGTCGGCATCACGGGACTCTTGTTCATACTGAATTGGAAACTGGCGGCACTCGCGCTCCTCCCAATCCCGCTGCTCGCTCTGTCGGCCAGTTGGTTCACCTCCAAAGTGCATGGCTACTACCGGGAGACTCGTCAGAGCGCGGCAGAGCTGAACGGCTACCTGCAAGATGCCTTGTCTGGGATCCGGGAAACGATGGGATTCGGGCGTCACGGTCATGAGCAGGCTCGCTTCGACCGACTCAGCCAAACCTATAGCGACAAGAATCTTCAGGCCATGGTGCTGTGGTCGATCTATTCGCCTGCCATGATCTTGGTTGGGGCCTTCGGGACGGTCTTGATCCTCTGGTATGGGGCCGGTGAAGTGATGGACGGGCGATTGACGCTCGGCGAGTTGGTACTGTTTCTATCGTATTTGGCGATGTTCTATGTGCCCATTAATCAGATCCACTCCGTCAATCACATGTTGCAGCATGCCTTGGCCGCGAGCGAGCGGGTGTTCGATGTGTTGGATACGGTTCCCGACGTGGCCGATCGTCCAGGCGTACTCGCTCCAGGTCATCGTGCACAGGGCGACGTGCGATTCGAGCACGTGCGGTTCCACTATCGGTCGGATGTGCCGGTCCTTAAAGGATTCTCAGTCAAGGTTCCAGCGGGAGAGCGTGTGGCCTTGGTTGGAATGAGCGGAGCAGGGAAGAGCACGCTTGTGAAGTTGTTGATGCGGTTCTATGACGTCACAGAGGGGGCGGTCTGTATCGATGGGACGGATGTCCGCGATCTACCGATTGCGTATTTGCGACAGCAGATTGGGTTTGTCCAACAGGAACCATTCTTGTTCAACGGCACCGTTCGGGACAACCTGCTCTACGGCGATCTCCAAGCAGATCAGAATCGACTGGAGATGGCGGCACGAGCCGCTCGGGCGCACGAGTTTATCGCTGCGTTGCCGGAAGGCTATGAGACCTGGATCGGGGAACGGGGGGTGAAACTCTCCGTTGGACAAAAACAGCGAGTGTCGATCGCCCGGGTCTTGCTCAAAGATCCGCCCATTGTTATTTTCGATGAGGCGACATCCAATATTGATACAGAGACGGAGGTCAAGATCCGGGAGGCCTTAAACGAACTGACCGCCGGACGCACCACCTTCATCATTGCCCATCGTTTATCGACATTACACGATGTGGATAGGATTCTCGTGCTCGACCATGGTCAGTTAGTTGAAGATGGTCGGCATGAAGAATTGCTGACCCGAGGCGGGGTGTATGCAGGTCTTTATGAAGCCCAGTTCCAAGTGTGA
- the def gene encoding peptide deformylase, translating to MLKIAKLGNPILRKISAPIDPREIKSSEIQRLIDDMFEAMYDEPGIGLAAPQVSRSIQLVVMGCKGEGGFPETVLINPSIVYYGPEQVENWEGCLSVDGLRGKVTRPSLVRVKALDRKGKPLDFEATDLYAVCIQHELDHLIGKVFLDRMADMSTLTQLEEFSQYWQKEPTNVI from the coding sequence ATGCTGAAGATTGCGAAGCTCGGAAATCCGATCCTCCGGAAAATTTCGGCACCAATTGATCCACGAGAGATCAAGTCGTCTGAAATCCAGCGCTTGATCGATGACATGTTTGAGGCGATGTATGATGAGCCCGGGATCGGGTTGGCGGCACCGCAAGTCTCACGGTCTATTCAATTGGTTGTCATGGGTTGCAAAGGGGAAGGCGGCTTCCCCGAAACGGTCCTCATCAATCCGTCGATCGTCTATTATGGACCAGAACAGGTCGAAAACTGGGAAGGGTGTTTGAGTGTCGATGGGTTGAGGGGGAAAGTCACCAGACCTTCACTGGTGCGAGTCAAGGCGTTGGACCGGAAGGGCAAGCCCTTGGATTTTGAGGCGACGGACCTGTACGCGGTTTGTATCCAACACGAGCTTGACCACCTGATTGGTAAAGTCTTTCTCGACCGGATGGCCGATATGTCCACTCTCACGCAACTCGAAGAATTTTCTCAGTACTGGCAGAAAGAACCCACGAACGTAATTTGA
- a CDS encoding HEAT repeat domain-containing protein, with the protein MNQSHVFRLGVIGLLAVMGGADPLYAGEEPGRAWSVQVPYEGPPANPDVPDVSIPPNTTPLGPEELKRAEALLPLLEGKQEFWAMGEFVHLGESSVPVLIKALTMPSPRIRYNAIETLLMMKGVAGVPALIETAKEPSELSRVREHALRVAVRLDAAKASEALDVMAKDPNSSVRKAAAFEARYIRQKAVIPILISMVGDEERFVALSALQSLWILTRHETEFHDWDTSNKQDRAAWSSEWVEWWDINKETFEIPEPRRPKRRL; encoded by the coding sequence GTGAACCAATCGCATGTGTTTCGGCTGGGCGTGATTGGGTTGCTCGCTGTGATGGGTGGGGCAGACCCTCTGTACGCAGGGGAGGAGCCGGGTAGAGCTTGGAGCGTTCAGGTTCCCTATGAGGGGCCACCAGCCAACCCAGATGTGCCGGATGTTTCGATTCCTCCCAATACGACACCACTCGGCCCGGAAGAGCTTAAGCGAGCCGAGGCCTTGCTGCCGTTGTTGGAAGGGAAACAAGAGTTCTGGGCGATGGGAGAATTCGTGCATTTGGGTGAATCGTCGGTTCCGGTGTTGATCAAGGCCTTGACCATGCCCAGCCCTAGAATCCGGTACAACGCAATTGAAACGCTGTTGATGATGAAGGGAGTGGCGGGCGTGCCCGCTCTCATCGAGACCGCGAAGGAGCCAAGCGAACTGTCACGCGTGCGGGAACATGCGTTACGGGTGGCCGTTCGTCTGGATGCGGCCAAAGCCTCCGAAGCCCTCGACGTCATGGCCAAGGATCCCAATTCATCAGTAAGAAAGGCAGCCGCGTTCGAAGCGCGGTATATCCGTCAAAAGGCTGTCATCCCGATCCTGATTTCCATGGTCGGCGATGAGGAACGGTTTGTGGCGCTGTCAGCGCTGCAATCGCTCTGGATTTTGACTCGCCATGAAACTGAATTTCACGATTGGGATACCTCGAATAAACAGGATCGTGCGGCCTGGTCGAGCGAATGGGTCGAGTGGTGGGATATCAACAAAGAGACCTTTGAGATTCCGGAACCTCGCCGACCAAAACGGCGTCTGTGA
- the glgC gene encoding glucose-1-phosphate adenylyltransferase gives MKNIFTMVLAGGKGERLNPLTAQRAKPAVPFGGKYRIIDFTLSNCLNSGLRKIAVLIQYKSHSLDRHIRAGWNILSADLDEYIASVPPQQRISEDWYRGTADAVYQNMFLIDDEHPEFLLILAGDHIYKMNYAEMYHWLIATSADAVVGAIDIPIQEASRFGVIAVNEDYRITRFDEKPAHPISLPNDPDHAFASMGIYLFRTKVIREYLLADAKEGSAHDFGKNIIPKMIAEKRVYAFKFQDANKKAVKYWRDIGTLDAYWEANMDLVSVDPQFNFYDAEWPIRTYQGQFPPAKFVFAQDFQGGRMGVALDSIVCGGCIISGGRVQNSVLSPNVHVHDHADIRDSVVMENVTIGAQSRIRRAIIDKDVTIPPQTEIGYNREADAQRFTVTESGLVVISKGMKLHASVDPSG, from the coding sequence ATGAAGAATATTTTCACCATGGTCTTAGCCGGTGGAAAAGGAGAGCGGCTCAATCCCCTCACGGCGCAACGGGCCAAACCTGCGGTGCCATTCGGCGGGAAATACCGCATCATCGACTTTACACTCAGTAACTGTTTGAACTCAGGGCTTCGCAAGATCGCCGTCCTCATCCAATATAAATCCCATTCGCTAGACCGTCATATTCGAGCAGGCTGGAACATTCTCAGCGCCGACCTCGACGAATACATCGCCTCGGTTCCTCCCCAGCAGCGCATCAGCGAAGATTGGTACCGCGGCACAGCCGACGCGGTCTATCAGAACATGTTCTTGATCGATGATGAACACCCCGAGTTCCTGCTGATTCTCGCGGGTGACCACATCTACAAGATGAACTACGCGGAGATGTATCACTGGCTCATCGCCACGAGCGCGGATGCGGTCGTGGGAGCCATCGACATCCCCATCCAAGAAGCCTCTCGCTTCGGCGTCATCGCCGTGAACGAAGATTACCGGATTACCCGATTCGATGAAAAACCGGCGCATCCCATTTCGCTGCCCAACGATCCGGACCATGCCTTTGCCTCGATGGGTATCTATCTCTTCCGCACCAAAGTGATCCGCGAATACCTACTCGCCGATGCGAAAGAAGGCAGCGCCCACGACTTCGGGAAAAACATCATCCCGAAAATGATCGCGGAGAAACGGGTGTATGCCTTCAAATTTCAAGACGCGAACAAGAAAGCGGTCAAGTATTGGCGTGATATCGGAACGCTTGATGCCTACTGGGAAGCGAATATGGATTTGGTCTCCGTGGACCCCCAGTTCAATTTCTACGACGCCGAGTGGCCGATCCGAACCTATCAGGGACAGTTTCCTCCGGCTAAGTTCGTCTTCGCCCAGGATTTTCAGGGAGGCCGCATGGGTGTCGCGCTTGACTCGATCGTGTGCGGCGGCTGCATCATCTCGGGCGGGAGGGTCCAGAATTCCGTCCTCTCCCCGAACGTGCACGTGCACGACCATGCCGATATCCGTGACTCCGTCGTCATGGAAAACGTCACCATCGGAGCACAGAGTCGTATCAGACGCGCGATCATCGACAAGGATGTGACGATCCCTCCTCAGACAGAGATCGGGTACAACCGAGAGGCCGACGCGCAGCGGTTTACCGTCACGGAGTCTGGCCTCGTGGTCATCTCAAAAGGAATGAAGCTGCATGCCTCCGTCGATCCATCCGGTTGA